In Palaemon carinicauda isolate YSFRI2023 chromosome 38, ASM3689809v2, whole genome shotgun sequence, a single window of DNA contains:
- the LOC137630063 gene encoding uncharacterized protein: MVRMMILFALVAMSAATSVYRPITPPPRDCVHWCTNPITNSRYCCNDGTGIQHPIEDRPGRCPEHRPFCPRDGVTAGPALCAHDGYCSNLGSKCCWDTCLQHHTCKPARDIPFIDLH; the protein is encoded by the exons ATG GTCCGTATGATGATCTTGTTTGCCCTGGTGGCCATGTCCGCCGCCACAAGTGTCTACAGACCCATCACGCCCCCACCCAGAGACTGCGTCCACTGGTGCACCAACCCCATCACCAACAGCAGATACTGTTGCAATGATGGCACTGGAATCCAACATCCAATTGAAG ATCGTCCAGGCAGATGTCCCGAGCACAGACCATTCTGTCCACGTGATGGTGTCACCGCAGGACCTGCA TTATGTGCTCACGATGGCTACTGCTCCAACTTAGGCTCCAAATGCTGCTGGGACACCTGTCTGCAACATCACACCTGCAAACCAGCAAGAGATATTCCTTTCATCGATTTGCACTGA